In Bacillus sp. S3, the sequence GATGTTTTTATTAAAAGCTAAATCATAGCCTTGCAAGGAAGAATAATTAGGAACAAAATGGGACTCATCCGTTCCTTTTGGCTGAAACCATTGCGGGGACAAGACGAAAACCATTTTCTTTCCCTTCAGCTGCCCAGTTTGCTCAGCAAAATTTAAAAAATGAATTAATGATTCCGTTCCTCCGCGACCGATAAGGAAAGGGGTGAAATCTCCCCCAGCCTCTTTGAAATAATTGGACGGGTGGAAACGGTCAAGTCTGGCAAGTTCTGAAGATCCATAAATCGGTAAATATTGATGATCTTCAAGCATTTTTTGCTGGACATATTTACCCTGAAACATAAATGGATTTAGTTCTGTTGCAGCTTGAGAAATTCTCGATTTGGGTATCATTTTCTCAATCCATTGATTTGGAATCGCAACCACAATAATCAAAACGAGAACGGCTGCGATTATGGGTGAGAATAATACTTTTTTCATTGGAAATCAGCCAATTGATTGGCGATATTAGTAGGTGTATTCCATGTATCACGGTCAAACTCGGTAATTGGAACAAGTATGCCGAAACGTTCTTCTATTTGAATGAGTAATTCAACTGTCCCAAATGAATCCAATAAACCGGCATCAAATAAATCAATATCCGGATTTTCCTTAACGATATCGTCCTGGCAAATTTCTGCTAATAATGTTAAAACCTCATGGTTGAAATCCATTTGAATCAAACCCCTTTATGAAATAATTGTCCTGAGAAAATATAAAAACCAAAGCAAATCACATGGAAGGTAATGATGATCGCAACCATATGGGTAAGCTTATTTTGCGGCCACCATTTGTGTTTTTTATTGAACCGTTCAAAGGCATTGTAAGCAACCATTATTACAGCATGGTATATCCCATAAATGAGATATTGTATTTCCAAACCGTGCCATACTCCCATTAATAAAAACAGTAAGATATAACCAAGGTTTGAGAGGGTGTTACGGTTTTTAATCCATTTTTTCTTCGTCATCCAAAAGACAAATCGCATGTACACATAGTCTCTGAACCAAAAGGAAAGACTCATATGCCAGCGATTCCAAAAGTCTTTAATATTCCTGCTAAGGAATGGCTTATCAAAGTTTTCCGGAGATTTGACTCCCATAATATAACTAACACCTATCGCAAAAGCGCTGTAGCCGGCAAAATCGAAAAATAGATAGAGGCTATAGGCGTACATGTAATAGAGGTGGTGTTCAAAATGACTATGGGCAATAAATCGTAAGTTCGTGATAAAAAAATGATTGATAGAATAGCCAATGATGTATTTATATAAAAAACCGCAAAAAATTTTATTTATCCCTTCATAAAGCATGAATTTGTATTGTTCGCCCGATATCACCACTTCCAAATCTTTATCAAAGCGGCGATAACGGTCGATTGGACCAGATGAAATGGTCGGGAAAAATAAAATGAAATAGAGTAATCGGGAGAGGGGCAGGTCTTTTTTAATCAGCCCATCACGTGTCTCCATGATTAATTGCGTACCCTTAAACGTTAAATAAGAAATACCGAGAAACCCAATGACGTTTATATCTGAGAAATAAGGCAGCAGCTTCGAAAGAATCAGCGGCAGAATCGAAAGAAGAACGGCAATATAAAAAATGTTGTTAGCATTGTTCTGTCTCCGATAGGTGATGTATGCCTTTATTAAAACGACTTGCCAAATCGTAAATATGATCAGTGCAATAGCTTGATTAAGAGATGAAGCAAAGATGATGCCAAGGACGATGATTGAAACCAACATGTTATACGTATGAAATCTTTTTCCCTGTAAACCGAGAATAACCGTCGGTGCTAAAAGAACAGCAAGGATGAAAAAGAAACTAAAAGAACCATAGGGTGTCATCGTAATATCATTTCCTTGAATTTTTTACGGTCCATTTTTCCATTCGCTGTCATTGGAAGCTCTTTATGGTATGAGAATTTTCTCGGGATCATATAAACAGGGATGACCTTGCTCAGGTCTTTTTTAATCGCGCTAGTTAATTGAAATTCCTTTTCAAAATCATGGCTGGCAGGAATAATGGCCGCTAGTAAATAGTCAATTTTGTCATGCTGATAGACCGGAATGACTGCGGCGGAGTTCACATATTTGCAATTGGCAATCTGATATTCAATTTCCTCTAATTCCATTCGGTAGCCATGAAGTT encodes:
- the dltB gene encoding D-alanyl-lipoteichoic acid biosynthesis protein DltB, with the protein product MTPYGSFSFFFILAVLLAPTVILGLQGKRFHTYNMLVSIIVLGIIFASSLNQAIALIIFTIWQVVLIKAYITYRRQNNANNIFYIAVLLSILPLILSKLLPYFSDINVIGFLGISYLTFKGTQLIMETRDGLIKKDLPLSRLLYFILFFPTISSGPIDRYRRFDKDLEVVISGEQYKFMLYEGINKIFCGFLYKYIIGYSINHFFITNLRFIAHSHFEHHLYYMYAYSLYLFFDFAGYSAFAIGVSYIMGVKSPENFDKPFLSRNIKDFWNRWHMSLSFWFRDYVYMRFVFWMTKKKWIKNRNTLSNLGYILLFLLMGVWHGLEIQYLIYGIYHAVIMVAYNAFERFNKKHKWWPQNKLTHMVAIIITFHVICFGFYIFSGQLFHKGV
- the dltC gene encoding D-alanine--poly(phosphoribitol) ligase subunit 2 — translated: MDFNHEVLTLLAEICQDDIVKENPDIDLFDAGLLDSFGTVELLIQIEERFGILVPITEFDRDTWNTPTNIANQLADFQ